One Lepus europaeus isolate LE1 chromosome 7, mLepTim1.pri, whole genome shotgun sequence DNA segment encodes these proteins:
- the LOC133764022 gene encoding zinc finger protein 260-like → MPQRWPPEFSLNSCHSPSLSGHCTTKPDLIFKLERGAEPWMVEECLNQSLSAGLINYRLERNLITLRYLEILSSSSHLINYQRSHTEEKLYKCLHCGKGFLWKSVLIVHQRIHTGKKPHKCNDCGKAFGRKSDLLIHQRIHTGEKPHKCNDCGKAFGRKSNLVMHQRIHTGERPFECNDCGKAFGRKSHLLIHQRIHIGEKPHKCNDCGKAFGRKSNLVMHQRIHTGERPFECNDCGKAFGRKSDLLIHQKIHTGEKLHKCNDCGKAFGRKSCLIAHQRIHTGARPFECNDCGKAFGQKSNLVMHQRIHTGEKPHKCNDCGKAFEQKPDLMKHQQIHTGQKPHKCNDCGKAFGQKSCLIVHQRSHTGERPFECNDCGKAFGRKSNLVMHQRIHTGEKPHKCNDCGKAFGQKSCLIVHQRSHTGERPFECNDCGKAFGRKSNLVMHQRIHTGEKPHKCNDCGKAFGRKSDLMKHQQIHTGEKPHKCNDCGKAFTQKSHLIIHQIIHTGQKPHKCDDCGKAFGRKSDLIMHQRIHTGERPFECNDCGKAFGRKSDLIMHQRIHTGERPFECNDCGKAFGRKSNLLIHQRIHTGDKPHKCNDCGKAFGRKSHLLIHQGIHTGEKPFGQKPDLIIHQRIHTGEKPHKCNDCGKAFGYKEFTQGRNLMNIMIGKSFGHKSNLIMPQSMHTVLKLHECNDCGKTFDFKFQLELHQRIHTAK, encoded by the exons atgccacaacgttggcctcCAGAGTTTTCTTTGAACTCCTGCCATTCACCTTCTCTCTCAG ggcaCTGTACtaccaaacctgacttgatcttcaagttggagcgaGGAGCAGAGCCATGGATGGTGGAAGAATGCCTGAATCAGAGCCTTtcag CGGGCCTGATCAACTACaggctggagagaaatttgataaCACTAAGATACCTGGAAAttctctccagttct tcacacctcataaacTATCAGCGAAGTCACACAGAAGAGAAACTTTATAAATGCCTTCATTGTGGAAAAGGCTTTCTGTGGAAGTCAGTCCTCAtagtacaccagagaattcacacagggaagaaacctcataaatgtaatgactgtggaaaagcctttggaagaaagtcaGACCTcctcatacaccagagaattcacacaggagagaaaccccataaatgtaatgactgtggaaaagcctttggacgaaagtcgAACCTTgtaatgcaccagagaattcacacaggggagagaccctttgaatgtaatgactgtggaaaagcctttggacgaaagtcacacctcctcatacaccagagaattcacataggagagaaacctcataaatgtaatgactgtggaaaagcctttggacgaaagtcgAACCTTgtaatgcaccagagaattcacacaggggagagaccctttgaatgtaatgactgtggaaaagcctttggaagaaaATCAGACCTCCTCATACAccagaaaattcacacaggggagaaacttcataaatgcaatgactgtggaaaagcctttggaagaaagtcatGCCTCATagcacaccagagaattcacacaggggcgAGACCatttgaatgtaatgactgtggaaaagcctttggacaaaagtcaaaccttgtaatgcaccagagaattcacacaggagagaaacctcataaatgtaatgactgtggaaaagcctttgaacAAAAGccagacctcatgaaacatcagcaaattcacacagggcagaaacctcataaatgtaatgactgtggaaaagcctttggacaaaagtcatgCCTCATAGTAcaccagagaagtcacacaggggagagaccctttgaatgtaatgactgtggaaaagcctttggacgaaagtcaaaccttgtaatgcaccagagaattcacacaggagagaaacctcataaatgtaatgactgtggaaaagcctttggacaaaagtcatgCCTCATAGTAcaccagagaagtcacacaggggagagaccctttgaatgtaatgactgtggaaaagcctttggacgaaagtcaaaccttgtaatgcaccagagaattcacacaggagagaaacctcataaatgtaatgactgtggaaaagcctttggaagaaagtcagacctcatgaaacatcagcaaattcacacaggggagaaacctcataaatgtaatgactgtggaaaagcctttacacaAAAGTCACATCTCATCATACACCAGATAATTCACACggggcagaaacctcataaatgtgatgactgtggaaaagcctttggacgaaagtcagatctcataatgcaccagagaattcacacaggggagagaccctttgaatgtaatgactgtggaaaagcctttggacgaaagtcagatctcataatgcaccagagaattcacacaggggagagaccctttgaatgtaatgactgtggaaaagcctttggacgaaagtcaaacctcctcatacatcagcgaattcacacaggggacaaacctcataaatgtaatgactgtggaaaagcctttggaagaaagtcacaCCTCCTCATACATCagggaattcacacaggggagaaac cctttggacaaaagccAGACCTCAtcatacatcagcgaattcacacggGGGAGAAACcacataaatgtaatgactgtggaaaagcctttggctatAA agaattcacacagggcagaaacctcatgaatatAATGATTGGAAAATCCTTTGGACATaagtcaaacctcataatgcCCCAGAGCATGCACACAGTGTTGAAACTTCATgagtgtaatgactgtggaaaaactttTGATTTTAAGTTCCAACTCGAATTGCATCAGAGGATTCACACAGCGaaataa